Genomic segment of Paenibacillaceae bacterium GAS479:
CGTATAGCTTCGTATACATATTTCTGCTTTCCATTAGTCGGTGCTTTGCCATACTCGAAATCGGCTGACACAGTCACGTCCGAAAAGCCGATGCTTTCCAAAATCAGCTTAAATTCCTCAACACCATACCAGCGTAATGCAAATCGTTGCAGCTCGGTCTGGATAAGAGCACCGTTACGCCATTTTTCATATTTCAAATAGGAGACTTTGTATTGATGATATAAATCTGCTTCGACAAGCTTGCCTTCCATTGTGATTATGTCTCCATCCGGTAAGTTGAATGTTGATGCACCACCAAACGGACCACACTCAAAATTAGAATCAGGCAGGAAGAGATCAAGGATAAGACGTCCGCCTGGCTGTAGATGCTCGTAAAACCGCTTCAAGACTTTCATTGACATCTCTCGTTGTTCAATTAACAAAAATGAACCGCCCGGAATAATGATAGCCTCATATTTGTCCGATAAAGAAAGCTCCTGAAGGTCTGCCTCATACAATTGGGCGGCTAATCCGCTTTCTTCACAACGTTGACGGCAAGATGCCAACATTTCAGGAGAATAGTCTACTCCATCTACAATAAGACCTGATTCGAGAAGCGGAATGATTACACGTCCTGAACCGACCATGGCCTCAAGAATTCGCCCTTTGCAATGCTTCAGCCTGTCGCGGTAATATTCTATATCACCATCAATAGATTGACCTGTTTTCTTGGTGAGGTCATAAACCTCGGTACAAAGCTCACCGTAATAACTAAAAGACATATACTGTTCCCTCCGTGAATTGGATTTAACACGAAAGGGGATTCTATTGAATTATCCCTTCCGCACCGTATTATTGGACACGTCGGATTTAAGCATTTGCATGAGAATCACTCACTTTCATATAAATTAACTTAACTATAATTTCCAGGTAGTTCCTGGTCAACGGATAAGACGATTAAAATAAAACTTGCCGTTACGGACACAGCCTGCAGAGCCGGAGAATCACTGGTGAGCAGCTGGCATCCAAAAGTTTCATCGCGGTGGAAGCTTGGCGGTTTGGTGTTGAAAAGTGTCATTATGATTATACGATAATACAAATCTGAACTTGATGTCTGATGAAAATATAGTTGTAGACTGAGAAAATAAAGTG
This window contains:
- a CDS encoding Ubiquinone/menaquinone biosynthesis C-methylase UbiE, producing MSFSYYGELCTEVYDLTKKTGQSIDGDIEYYRDRLKHCKGRILEAMVGSGRVIIPLLESGLIVDGVDYSPEMLASCRQRCEESGLAAQLYEADLQELSLSDKYEAIIIPGGSFLLIEQREMSMKVLKRFYEHLQPGGRLILDLFLPDSNFECGPFGGASTFNLPDGDIITMEGKLVEADLYHQYKVSYLKYEKWRNGALIQTELQRFALRWYGVEEFKLILESIGFSDVTVSADFEYGKAPTNGKQKYVYEAIRK